A genomic segment from Portunus trituberculatus isolate SZX2019 chromosome 14, ASM1759143v1, whole genome shotgun sequence encodes:
- the LOC123503729 gene encoding tigger transposable element-derived protein 4-like, whose product MDTQPFENMVMKTSEPPVLAASHNESSAVELKAENQDSLGAAQNREEEEEEEEEIQDQKEPRKKVRRGRAKAKRKGRTQQSLALANAQVAAAAFTFMRKRRQDLTLGAKVKVLEMLEQEPKVPQGKIASMFRVSQSQVSRIMKNKEAIMTQWNRFATPDRKRCRLGKAGALEQKLVEWYKEAKKEDLPISGPILMEKAKSIGNEMGIDFKPSAGWLGRWKDRNGVTLKRFKDKDGALSVTKVGNHWRRYMFTKATKDYSPQNVWVVDETVLAYDALPEHSIPGAVSGTGKISIILACNLAGTERKPPVVIGNSQTLTSVNLPTPFQHHPESTVTLDFFSSWLKEWDRELHTKRKKIVVLMSKTPHHPENPHVFNINVTFFPQDTSTVLQPMQLGIINVFKSLYRYQQLKYVMARTQAGEKIGLSNMFSQNILSAHSLCLSLVDAIFMVHRAWKHVSPETIVKGVVKAGMSKDVDALNVCDHVQAPPGVSQEDFEVLINMDERLSIAEHTEHQPQTLDCGQPVLTDSVQFPQHLNMYGNSGNKTQQPNPQIDLYPGTVCDYPSVSEAVYACQILRHYLQKQSGKLYDEFSDLESSIHLDMILDARPDLRNSYQPDPLHDSSSVHSLEAHQAALEQKTEYLQKMQDELHQQKIQKEMKKVTQSPVTFQNSQGSLNTLPEEIRTDLHSQLLGIHRSAMPSQDLPRQEMLRQEVHHPMQHPDFMRQDVMRPEYRQEIHQDRCRAASLVELRSFKHAHADVRDDLRNDGKNDSMTLTSELNNLSPDNHPGADLHHHVMDLDHNVRLPDGRLNNPGIPYYTLTNPLPHYMQSK is encoded by the exons ATGGATACTcagccctttgaaaatatggTTATGAAGACATCTGAACCACCTGTTCTGGCAGCCAGCCATAATGAATCTTCAGCAGTTGAACTCAAGGCAGAGAACCAGGATAGTCTGGGTGCTGCACAaaacagggaggaagaagaagaggaagaggaagagatacaagACCAGAAAGAACCAAGAAAGAAAGTTAGGCGTGGCAGAGCAAAG GCAAAACGGAAAGGTAGAACGCAGCAAAGTTTGGCCTTGGCTAATGcacaagtagcagcagcagccttcACCTTCATGCGGAAGCGACGGCAGGACCTCACTCTTGGAGCCAAAGTCAAG gTTCTTGAAATGCTGGAGCAGGAGCCTAAAGTTCCCCAAGGCAAGATTGCTTCCATGTTTCGTGTGAGTCAAAGCCAAGTttcaagaataatgaaaaataaagaagccaTCATGACACAGTGGAATCGATTTGCTACACCTGATCGTAAGCGTTGTCGTCTAGGTAAGGCCGGTGCACTTGAACAAAAACTTGTTGAGTGGtacaaagaagcaaaaaaggaagACTTACCTATTTCAGGGCCAATTCTAATGGAAAAGGCAAAATCTATAGGAAATGAAATGGGTATTGACTTCAAGCCCTCTGCTGGATGGCTTGGGAGATGGAAAGACAGAAATGGAGTTACTTTAAAGAGATTCAAGGATAAAGATGGGGCTCTGTCTGTAACAAAAGTTGGCAATCACTGGAGACGGTACATGTTTACCAAAGCAACAAAAGATTATTCACCTCAGAATGTTTGGGTAGTAGATGAAACCGTGTTAGCCTATGATGCTTTACCTGAACATTCAATACCTGGAGCAGTGAGTGGTACTGGCAAAATCTCTATTATATTAGCATGTAATCTTGCTGGGACTGAAAGAAAACCTCCAGTTGTCATAGGTAATTCTCAGACTCTTACCTCTGTCAACCTTCCGACACCATTCCAGCATCATCCAGAATCTACTGTCacgcttgattttttttcctcttggttAAAGGAATGGGATCGTGAACTGCATACAAAACGGAAGAAAATTGTTGTGTTAATGAGTAAAACACCACATCATCCAGAAAATCCTCATGTATTCAATATAAATGTGACATTTTTCCCTCAAGATACATCCACAGTACTACAGCCAATGCAATTGGGCATTATAAATGTGTTTAAATCTTTGTACAGGTATCAACAGCTCAAATATGTTATGGCTAGGACACAAGCTGGTGAAAAAATTGGTCTTAGTAATATGTTCAGTCAGAATATTCTTTCGGCACATTCACTTTGTCTATCTCTTGTAGATGCTATTTTTATGGTGCATAGAGCTTGGAAACATGTAAGTCCAGAAACAATTGTCAAGGGTGTGGTAAAAGCTGGAATGAGTAAGGATGTAGATGCTTTGAATGTATGTGATCATGTTCAAGCACCACCTGGAGTATCTCAAGAAGACTTTGAAGTGTTGATCAACATGGATGAAAGACTCAGTATTGCTGAACATACAGAGCACCAGCCTCAGACACTAGATTGTGGTCAGCCAGTATTAACCGACAGTGTACAGTTCCCTCAACATTTGAACATGTATGGAAATTCAGGAAACAAAACCCAACAGCCCAATCCTCAGATTGATTTATATCCAGGAACAGTATGTGACTATCCCAGTGTATCTGAAGCAGTTTATGCCTGCCAGATATTGAGACATTATTTACAGAAACAAAGTGGTAAATTATATGATGAATTTTCAGATTTAGAATCATCTATTCATTTAGATATGATTTTGGATGCAAGACCTGATCTAAGAAATAGCTATCAGCCTGACCCCTTACATGACTCCTCCTCAGTTCACAGTTTGGAAGCTCATCAGGCAGCCTTGGAACAAAAAACTGAATACTTGCAAAAAATGCAGGATGAACTTCATCAACAGAAGAtacagaaggaaatgaaaaaagttaCGCAGTCTCCAGTAACATTCCAAAATTCACAAGGTTCACTCAACACTTTGCCTGAGGAAATAAGGACTGACCTGCACTCACAGCTGTTAGGGATCCATAGATCAGCAATGCCCAGTCAAGACTTACCTCGACAGGAGATGCTCAGGCAAGAAGTGCATCACCCTATGCAACATCCCGATTTTATGAGGCAAGATGTGATGAGGCCAGAATACAGGCAGGAGATTCATCAAGATAGATGTCGTGCTGCCTCACTTGTTGAGCTGCGTTCCTTTAAACACGCTCATGCTGATGTCAGAGATGATCTAAGAAATGATGGTAAAAACGATTCCATGACACTGACATCAGAGCTAAACAATTTGTCACCAGATAATCATCCAGGTGCAGATCTTCACCACCATGTGATGGACTTGGATCATAATGTGCGTCTGCCAGATGGTAGACTTAATAATCCTGGAATACCATATTATACTCTAACCAATCCACTACCTCATTATATGCAGTCTAAGTAA